The Mobula birostris isolate sMobBir1 chromosome 14, sMobBir1.hap1, whole genome shotgun sequence genome includes a region encoding these proteins:
- the plxna2 gene encoding plexin-A2 isoform X6: MKLRRDCPKMSNGPLSVTLLLIILTHSSQSSEEFITFPIQDRDWTFNHMAVHSVTGNVYVGAVNRIYKLASNLTLLLSHKTGPEEDNKLCYPPLIVQPCNEPLTLTNNVNKLLLIDYTDNRLLACGSLFQGVCKLLRLDDLFILVEPSHKKEHYLSSVNETGTMYGVIVSSEGSDSKLFIGTAVDGKQDYFPTISSRKLPQDPESSAMFDYVLHSDFVASLIKIPSDTLALVSHFDIFYIYGFNNGNFVYFLTVQPETEGITGSTSDQFYTSRIVRLCKEDAKFHSYVSLPMGCVKDGIEYRLLQAAYLSKPGNVLAKSLNISTADDVLFAIFSKGQKQYKHPPAESALCVFVVKFINRQIKERLQSCYRGEGNLELNWLLGKDVHCTHAPVPIDDDFCGLDINQPLGGTVLVEGVTVFTEDRDRMTSVASYVYSDHSVAFVGTKSGKLKKVRVDGPFQGDSHYETVQVMADGSAILRDMGFSTDLQYLYVMSERQ, encoded by the exons ATGAAATTGAGAAGAGATTGCCCCAAAATGTCCAACGGTCCACTTTCTGTCACCCTGCTCCTAATAATCCTCACACATTCCTCACAGAGCAGCGAGGAGTTTATCACCTTTCCAATCCAGGATCGGGACTGGACATTCAATCACATGGCAGTTCACAGTGTTACAGGAAATGTTTATGTCGGCGCTGTCAATCGGATTTACAAGCTCGCGAGCAACTTGACACTATTGCTGTCCCACAAGACTGGTCCAGAAGAAGACAACAAGTTGTGTTACCCTCCCCTGATTGTTCAGCCTTGTAATGAGcccctcactctgaccaacaacgTGAACAAGCTGCTCCTCATCGATTACACGGACAATAGGCTACTGGCCTGCGGCAGCCTCTTTCAGGGAGTCTGTAAGCTCTTGCGGCTGGATGACCTCTTCATCCTGGTGGAGCCTTCGCATAAGAAGGAACACTACCTATCCAGTGTTAACGAAACTGGCACCATGTATGGCGTCATTGTCTCGTCAGAAGGCTCGGACAGCAAGCTCTTCATCGGTACTGCAGTGGATGGCAAGCAAGACTACTTCCCAACCATTTCGAGTCGGAAGTTGCCACAAGATCCAGAGTCTTCAGCAATGTTCGATTACGTGTTGCACAGTGATTTTGTGGCCTCACTGATTAAAATCCCTTCAGACACGCTGGCCTTGGTGTCACATTTTGATATATTTTACATCTATGGCTTCAACAATGGAAATTTTGTGTATTTCTTAACAGTTCAACCGGAGACAGAAGGGATTACCGGGTCAACAAGCGACCAGTTCTACACCTCCAGAATCGTGCGGCTCTGTAAGGAAGATGCCAAGTTCCACTCCTACGTCTCGCTTCCCATGGGTTGTGTAAAAGATGGAATTGAATATCGTCTCCTGCAGGCTGCCTACCTGTCCAAGCCAGGGAACGTCTTGGCAAAATCCTTGAACATTTCCACTGCCGATGATGTTTTGTTCGCCATCTTCTCCAAAGGCCAGAAGCAGTACAAGCATCCCCCGGCAGAGTCTGCACTCTGTGtgtttgttgtgaaatttattaaccgTCAGATAAAGGAAAGACTGCAGTCCTGTTACCGTGGCGAGGGGAATCTGGAACTGAACTGGCTGTTGGGAAAGGATGTCCACTGTACCCACGCG CCGGTCCCTATCGATGATGACTTTTGTGGATTGGATATAAACCAGCCTCTAGGGGGCACTGTGCTGGTGGAAGGCGTCACGGTCTTCACGGAAGATCGAGACCGGATGACCTCGGTGGCCTCCTACGTCTACAGCGATCACTCTGTGGCTTTTGTAGGAACTAAAAGCGGGAAACTGAAAAAG
- the plxna2 gene encoding plexin-A2 isoform X7, which translates to MKLRRDCPKMSNGPLSVTLLLIILTHSSQSSEEFITFPIQDRDWTFNHMAVHSVTGNVYVGAVNRIYKLASNLTLLLSHKTGPEEDNKLCYPPLIVQPCNEPLTLTNNVNKLLLIDYTDNRLLACGSLFQGVCKLLRLDDLFILVEPSHKKEHYLSSVNETGTMYGVIVSSEGSDSKLFIGTAVDGKQDYFPTISSRKLPQDPESSAMFDYVLHSDFVASLIKIPSDTLALVSHFDIFYIYGFNNGNFVYFLTVQPETEGITGSTSDQFYTSRIVRLCKEDAKFHSYVSLPMGCVKDGIEYRLLQAAYLSKPGNVLAKSLNISTADDVLFAIFSKGQKQYKHPPAESALCVFVVKFINRQIKERLQSCYRGEGNLELNWLLGKDVHCTHAPVPIDDDFCGLDINQPLGGTVLVEGVTVFTEDRDRMTSVASYVYSDHSVAFVGTKSGKLKKLLTVLGGTVTIPSHA; encoded by the exons ATGAAATTGAGAAGAGATTGCCCCAAAATGTCCAACGGTCCACTTTCTGTCACCCTGCTCCTAATAATCCTCACACATTCCTCACAGAGCAGCGAGGAGTTTATCACCTTTCCAATCCAGGATCGGGACTGGACATTCAATCACATGGCAGTTCACAGTGTTACAGGAAATGTTTATGTCGGCGCTGTCAATCGGATTTACAAGCTCGCGAGCAACTTGACACTATTGCTGTCCCACAAGACTGGTCCAGAAGAAGACAACAAGTTGTGTTACCCTCCCCTGATTGTTCAGCCTTGTAATGAGcccctcactctgaccaacaacgTGAACAAGCTGCTCCTCATCGATTACACGGACAATAGGCTACTGGCCTGCGGCAGCCTCTTTCAGGGAGTCTGTAAGCTCTTGCGGCTGGATGACCTCTTCATCCTGGTGGAGCCTTCGCATAAGAAGGAACACTACCTATCCAGTGTTAACGAAACTGGCACCATGTATGGCGTCATTGTCTCGTCAGAAGGCTCGGACAGCAAGCTCTTCATCGGTACTGCAGTGGATGGCAAGCAAGACTACTTCCCAACCATTTCGAGTCGGAAGTTGCCACAAGATCCAGAGTCTTCAGCAATGTTCGATTACGTGTTGCACAGTGATTTTGTGGCCTCACTGATTAAAATCCCTTCAGACACGCTGGCCTTGGTGTCACATTTTGATATATTTTACATCTATGGCTTCAACAATGGAAATTTTGTGTATTTCTTAACAGTTCAACCGGAGACAGAAGGGATTACCGGGTCAACAAGCGACCAGTTCTACACCTCCAGAATCGTGCGGCTCTGTAAGGAAGATGCCAAGTTCCACTCCTACGTCTCGCTTCCCATGGGTTGTGTAAAAGATGGAATTGAATATCGTCTCCTGCAGGCTGCCTACCTGTCCAAGCCAGGGAACGTCTTGGCAAAATCCTTGAACATTTCCACTGCCGATGATGTTTTGTTCGCCATCTTCTCCAAAGGCCAGAAGCAGTACAAGCATCCCCCGGCAGAGTCTGCACTCTGTGtgtttgttgtgaaatttattaaccgTCAGATAAAGGAAAGACTGCAGTCCTGTTACCGTGGCGAGGGGAATCTGGAACTGAACTGGCTGTTGGGAAAGGATGTCCACTGTACCCACGCG CCGGTCCCTATCGATGATGACTTTTGTGGATTGGATATAAACCAGCCTCTAGGGGGCACTGTGCTGGTGGAAGGCGTCACGGTCTTCACGGAAGATCGAGACCGGATGACCTCGGTGGCCTCCTACGTCTACAGCGATCACTCTGTGGCTTTTGTAGGAACTAAAAGCGGGAAACTGAAAAAG
- the plxna2 gene encoding plexin-A2 isoform X5: MKLRRDCPKMSNGPLSVTLLLIILTHSSQSSEEFITFPIQDRDWTFNHMAVHSVTGNVYVGAVNRIYKLASNLTLLLSHKTGPEEDNKLCYPPLIVQPCNEPLTLTNNVNKLLLIDYTDNRLLACGSLFQGVCKLLRLDDLFILVEPSHKKEHYLSSVNETGTMYGVIVSSEGSDSKLFIGTAVDGKQDYFPTISSRKLPQDPESSAMFDYVLHSDFVASLIKIPSDTLALVSHFDIFYIYGFNNGNFVYFLTVQPETEGITGSTSDQFYTSRIVRLCKEDAKFHSYVSLPMGCVKDGIEYRLLQAAYLSKPGNVLAKSLNISTADDVLFAIFSKGQKQYKHPPAESALCVFVVKFINRQIKERLQSCYRGEGNLELNWLLGKDVHCTHAPVPIDDDFCGLDINQPLGGTVLVEGVTVFTEDRDRMTSVASYVYSDHSVAFVGTKSGKLKKSGTLSPPGRFWEMSGLEIKKLRGGARACDQLHFLPISPIKSLRKSTEGSRGWPVSGRFSLRDGAGDGRRQCDSQGHGLLHRPAVLVRHV, from the exons ATGAAATTGAGAAGAGATTGCCCCAAAATGTCCAACGGTCCACTTTCTGTCACCCTGCTCCTAATAATCCTCACACATTCCTCACAGAGCAGCGAGGAGTTTATCACCTTTCCAATCCAGGATCGGGACTGGACATTCAATCACATGGCAGTTCACAGTGTTACAGGAAATGTTTATGTCGGCGCTGTCAATCGGATTTACAAGCTCGCGAGCAACTTGACACTATTGCTGTCCCACAAGACTGGTCCAGAAGAAGACAACAAGTTGTGTTACCCTCCCCTGATTGTTCAGCCTTGTAATGAGcccctcactctgaccaacaacgTGAACAAGCTGCTCCTCATCGATTACACGGACAATAGGCTACTGGCCTGCGGCAGCCTCTTTCAGGGAGTCTGTAAGCTCTTGCGGCTGGATGACCTCTTCATCCTGGTGGAGCCTTCGCATAAGAAGGAACACTACCTATCCAGTGTTAACGAAACTGGCACCATGTATGGCGTCATTGTCTCGTCAGAAGGCTCGGACAGCAAGCTCTTCATCGGTACTGCAGTGGATGGCAAGCAAGACTACTTCCCAACCATTTCGAGTCGGAAGTTGCCACAAGATCCAGAGTCTTCAGCAATGTTCGATTACGTGTTGCACAGTGATTTTGTGGCCTCACTGATTAAAATCCCTTCAGACACGCTGGCCTTGGTGTCACATTTTGATATATTTTACATCTATGGCTTCAACAATGGAAATTTTGTGTATTTCTTAACAGTTCAACCGGAGACAGAAGGGATTACCGGGTCAACAAGCGACCAGTTCTACACCTCCAGAATCGTGCGGCTCTGTAAGGAAGATGCCAAGTTCCACTCCTACGTCTCGCTTCCCATGGGTTGTGTAAAAGATGGAATTGAATATCGTCTCCTGCAGGCTGCCTACCTGTCCAAGCCAGGGAACGTCTTGGCAAAATCCTTGAACATTTCCACTGCCGATGATGTTTTGTTCGCCATCTTCTCCAAAGGCCAGAAGCAGTACAAGCATCCCCCGGCAGAGTCTGCACTCTGTGtgtttgttgtgaaatttattaaccgTCAGATAAAGGAAAGACTGCAGTCCTGTTACCGTGGCGAGGGGAATCTGGAACTGAACTGGCTGTTGGGAAAGGATGTCCACTGTACCCACGCG CCGGTCCCTATCGATGATGACTTTTGTGGATTGGATATAAACCAGCCTCTAGGGGGCACTGTGCTGGTGGAAGGCGTCACGGTCTTCACGGAAGATCGAGACCGGATGACCTCGGTGGCCTCCTACGTCTACAGCGATCACTCTGTGGCTTTTGTAGGAACTAAAAGCGGGAAACTGAAAAAG TCCGGCACTTTGTCGCCTCCAGGAAGGTTCTGGGAGATGAGTGGCCTTGAGATCAAGAAGCTCAGAGGTGGAGCACGAGCCtgtgatcaactccatttcttgccAATCTCACCCATTAAATCATTGAGGAAGAGTACAGAAG